CCCCCTGTGGACAACCAGATCTCACCGACTGCGACGGTGGACATTTCCTCATCACCCTGCAGCGGGGTTTCCCTACTTCCCAAGCCGCGGGGTCGGCGCTATGGTCACCGGCGGGCCCGCCGCCGCCACGTCCGAATCCTACCGACGGACGACGATGACGATGCTGGATGCCTCCTCCCTGGCCGCGCAGCTGCGGCAGCCCCACGGCGACGCCGCATTGGCGGTGGCCGACTCGATGAACCGCAGCAACAGCGCGCTCAACCGGGCGGCGATCGGCCTGCTGGCGGTATCGGCAGGCGAACGCATCCTCGAGATCGGTCCCGGCAACGCCGCCTTCGCACCTGAGCTTCTGCGGGCGGTTGACAGCCAGTACCTCGGGATCGAGTGGTCGCTCACCATGGTCGAGGCCGGCAACCAGCGCCTGGCCGCCGCCGGGCTGGCCGACCGTGCCGCGATGCGCCACGGCGACGCCCACGCCCTGCCGATCAGCGATGCCTCGATGGATGCAGCGCTGGCGGTCAACACCCTGTACTTCTGGCCGAACCTGGCT
The sequence above is a segment of the Stenotrophomonas maltophilia genome. Coding sequences within it:
- a CDS encoding class I SAM-dependent methyltransferase; amino-acid sequence: MTMLDASSLAAQLRQPHGDAALAVADSMNRSNSALNRAAIGLLAVSAGERILEIGPGNAAFAPELLRAVDSQYLGIEWSLTMVEAGNQRLAAAGLADRAAMRHGDAHALPISDASMDAALAVNTLYFWPNLAPVLDELARVLRRGGRLCLAFGDASFMRSLPFAADFQLHELDAVELALRVSGFRVSAWRSHRETATGNDGQAREKHFHLLLAQRC